In Actinomycetota bacterium, one DNA window encodes the following:
- a CDS encoding pyridoxamine 5'-phosphate oxidase family protein — MGTSSVPDRDRPVMPEGYGVPASSDGLLEWPAVEDRLVASSQYWMATTRPDGRPHVVPRWGVWVDGRFWYDGAPTTVHARNLTHNRACTLHLEDGWKAVIVEGTSGPASPPGPELGARLSQAFAAKYAGRGYEPGPDAWEGEGAGGLCVLMPSKAMAWFDFPNDVTRFRFG; from the coding sequence ATGGGAACCAGCTCGGTGCCGGACCGTGACCGGCCTGTCATGCCCGAGGGTTACGGCGTCCCCGCCTCCAGCGACGGCCTTCTCGAGTGGCCGGCGGTCGAGGACCGGTTGGTGGCCTCGTCCCAGTACTGGATGGCGACCACCCGCCCCGACGGGCGCCCCCACGTGGTCCCCCGGTGGGGGGTGTGGGTCGACGGGCGGTTCTGGTACGACGGCGCGCCCACCACCGTCCACGCCCGCAACCTCACCCACAACCGCGCCTGCACCCTCCACCTGGAAGACGGGTGGAAGGCGGTGATCGTGGAAGGCACGTCCGGGCCGGCCTCACCTCCCGGGCCCGAGCTCGGTGCCCGGCTGTCCCAGGCCTTCGCCGCGAAGTACGCCGGCCGAGGCTACGAACCGGGGCCCGACGCCTGGGAGGGGGAAGGCGCGGGCGGCCTGTGCGTGCTCATGCCCTCCAAGGCCATGGCCTGGTTCGACTTCCCCAACGACGTCACCCGGTTCCGGTTCGGCTGA
- a CDS encoding ABC transporter permease: MSDGTATPKASPPAAADAEAVRRAISTAPRPPRPGPAAAAVAFGWRGMLKVKHVPEQLLDVTITPIMFVLMFTYIFGGAIAGSTREYLDYLLPGILVMSVLFTTVYSGVALNTDLTKGVVDRFRSLPIWRPAPLVGSLLGDSARYLLAGTVIVLVGVLLGYRPDAGVVGVVSALGLVVLFAFALSWVFTTIGLVMRAPNAVMNAGFMGIFPFTFLSNVFVDPTTLPGWLEAFVDVNPISILTTAVRGLMNGEVLTGEITVVLLVALALTAVFAPLTTRLYRRAENTG, from the coding sequence ATGAGCGACGGGACCGCGACCCCCAAGGCCTCACCTCCCGCGGCCGCGGACGCCGAGGCTGTCAGGCGGGCCATCTCTACCGCGCCACGGCCGCCTCGCCCCGGCCCCGCGGCGGCGGCCGTGGCCTTTGGGTGGCGGGGGATGCTGAAGGTCAAGCACGTCCCCGAGCAACTCCTCGACGTGACCATCACCCCGATCATGTTCGTGCTCATGTTCACGTACATCTTTGGTGGTGCCATCGCAGGGTCGACCCGGGAGTACCTCGACTACCTGCTGCCCGGCATCTTGGTCATGTCCGTGCTGTTCACGACCGTCTACTCGGGCGTGGCCCTCAACACCGACCTCACCAAGGGTGTAGTCGACCGGTTCCGCTCGTTGCCCATCTGGAGGCCGGCTCCGCTGGTGGGCTCGTTGCTGGGCGACAGCGCCCGCTACCTGCTGGCCGGCACCGTGATCGTGCTGGTGGGCGTGCTGCTCGGCTACCGGCCGGATGCGGGCGTGGTCGGGGTGGTCAGCGCCCTGGGCCTGGTCGTGCTGTTCGCCTTTGCCCTCTCGTGGGTGTTCACCACCATCGGCCTGGTCATGCGGGCCCCCAACGCGGTGATGAACGCCGGGTTCATGGGCATCTTCCCCTTCACGTTCCTCTCCAACGTGTTCGTGGACCCCACCACCCTGCCCGGGTGGCTGGAGGCGTTCGTCGACGTCAACCCCATATCCATCCTCACCACGGCCGTGCGGGGCCTTATGAACGGCGAGGTGCTGACGGGCGAGATAACCGTGGTCCTGTTGGTCGCCTTGGCCCTGACCGCGGTCTTCGCCCCCCTCACCACCCGCCTCTACCGCCGGGCCGAGAACACCGGGTGA
- a CDS encoding ATP-binding cassette domain-containing protein, translated as MNGSLAIEASGLVKTFGKVRAVDGVELAVPRGAVYGVLGPNGAGKTTTIRILATLLRPDGGTARVMGFDVVEQAEQVRGAISLTGQLASVDEHLTGRENLVLLGRLLGLTWAGAKARAGDLLEAFGLAADGGRLVGTYSGGMRRRLDIAASLVVTPELMFLDEPTTGLDPRSRNQVWDIVRVLVSEGTTVLLCTQYLEEADQLADGIAVIDHGRVIAEGTPAQLKKSVGPGSLRVRLLDPAQRPEAAAVLERALGAVTLASDPAGMSVPCPGPGEAAEVIAALVAAGVEVADFALGQPSLDEVFLALTGHKADGDGAAEMTGEETR; from the coding sequence ATGAACGGATCGCTGGCCATCGAGGCGAGCGGCCTGGTGAAGACGTTCGGAAAGGTGCGCGCCGTCGACGGCGTCGAGCTGGCCGTGCCGCGCGGCGCGGTGTACGGCGTGCTCGGGCCCAACGGTGCGGGCAAGACCACGACCATCCGGATACTGGCCACCCTGCTGCGCCCAGACGGCGGGACGGCCCGGGTCATGGGCTTCGACGTTGTCGAGCAGGCCGAGCAGGTCAGGGGGGCCATCAGCCTCACGGGCCAGTTGGCCTCGGTCGACGAGCACCTCACCGGTCGGGAGAACCTGGTCCTGCTCGGCCGGCTGCTCGGTCTGACCTGGGCCGGGGCCAAGGCCCGGGCCGGCGACCTGCTGGAGGCCTTCGGGCTGGCGGCCGACGGCGGCCGGCTGGTCGGCACCTACTCGGGGGGGATGCGGCGCCGGCTCGACATCGCCGCCAGCTTGGTGGTCACCCCCGAGCTCATGTTCCTCGACGAACCCACCACCGGTCTCGACCCCCGGTCCCGCAACCAGGTGTGGGACATCGTGCGGGTGCTGGTCTCGGAGGGCACCACCGTGCTGCTGTGCACCCAGTACCTCGAGGAGGCCGACCAGTTGGCCGACGGCATCGCCGTGATCGACCACGGGCGGGTCATCGCCGAGGGCACCCCCGCCCAGCTCAAGAAGTCGGTGGGGCCGGGCTCGCTGCGGGTGCGGCTGCTCGACCCCGCGCAACGCCCGGAGGCGGCCGCCGTACTCGAACGGGCTCTGGGCGCCGTGACCCTGGCCAGCGACCCTGCGGGTATGTCGGTCCCTTGTCCGGGGCCTGGCGAGGCGGCCGAGGTCATCGCCGCGCTGGTGGCCGCCGGGGTTGAAGTGGCTGACTTCGCGCTGGGCCAGCCCAGCCTGGACGAGGTCTTCCTGGCCCTCACCGGCCATAAGGCCGACGGTGACGGGGCCGCCGAGATGACCGGAGAGGAGACACGATGA